A genomic window from Candidatus Saccharibacteria bacterium includes:
- a CDS encoding A/G-specific adenine glycosylase produces the protein MELADFQHLLRQRGDELYRDMPWRRDTRAYYVLVSELMLQQTQVARVEPKFQEFIARFPDESTLASASLAEVLALWQGLGYNRRAKFLHAAASMVMREFDGTIPDSESELRRLPGVGVNTAGAILAYAFNQPTLFIETNIRTVYIHHFFNDADSVSDRQIHELLSETIDRSDPRRFYQNLMDYGTWLKGQGIRNTAKSQHYKKQSSLRGSVRELRGEMIRALLADTSSMVEFEKTFGADSRYRAALDGLLRDGLVERDESRIWLTR, from the coding sequence ATGGAATTAGCCGATTTTCAACATTTGCTACGTCAGCGCGGTGATGAGTTATATCGCGACATGCCGTGGCGCCGTGATACGAGAGCGTATTATGTGCTCGTAAGTGAATTGATGTTGCAACAAACTCAGGTAGCGCGAGTAGAACCAAAGTTCCAGGAATTTATCGCTCGTTTTCCTGACGAATCGACTTTGGCGAGTGCCAGTTTGGCCGAAGTACTCGCGTTATGGCAGGGCCTCGGCTATAACCGCCGGGCAAAATTCCTACACGCGGCGGCATCAATGGTCATGCGTGAATTTGATGGGACTATCCCTGATAGTGAATCTGAGTTGCGTCGTTTGCCAGGTGTTGGCGTTAATACAGCGGGGGCGATCTTGGCCTATGCTTTTAATCAGCCGACATTATTTATTGAAACAAATATTCGTACGGTATATATCCATCATTTTTTCAATGATGCTGACTCGGTCAGTGATCGACAGATTCACGAGCTACTATCTGAGACTATTGATCGTAGCGATCCGCGACGTTTTTACCAAAATTTGATGGATTATGGAACGTGGTTGAAAGGCCAAGGCATTCGAAACACTGCAAAGAGTCAGCACTACAAAAAACAGTCATCATTGCGGGGAAGTGTACGAGAATTACGCGGTGAAATGATCAGGGCGTTGCTCGCGGATACGTCTTCGATGGTAGAGTTCGAGAAAACGTTCGGTGCTGATAGCCGTTACCGGGCGGCATTAGATGGCTTACTCCGCGATGGGTTAGTGGAGCGAGACGAGAGCCGTATTTGGTTAACTCGGTAG